AACATTTGTAGGTCATTAGTTTCACAGCACTGCATAGAGGGAAATAATACAACAAGTATTATATCTTTTTCTGAGAAATGAGTTTGCTATTTGCAGTCCAAAAGGCCTGTGTAAAAGCTTTCATTCCCTGCCAGTTCTTCAGCCAGATGAATTCTGCAGGAAAATTGAAGATAACACAAAATGGCCACCtcacctgttccagtgctctgaccAGATAGCAATGGGGTTGCAGGTTCCcttgctgctgtgtgccagtGCCTGCTATTGTAACCTCCTGTGTGACTGCAAACAACCTGAACACTCACATCACTTTGTGTTTCTCCTACTCATTTGGCATCCATCGAGAGCACTAAATTCACTCAGGTGTAAGTTTCAtagctcctcctgtttgttgcccTTCCTTGATAACTGCTTACATCTTGTATATTGGGATGGAGCTGTTCAGAAAGCAAGCATGCCAACTTGTTACCATCAGCTTCTTCTCATTGCAACTTAAACACTACTCATTTCCACTGGAGATCAGCGACTCTGTACAAAACTATTGTGAGATACTTGTGCAGTTCAGCATAAAAATGGGACCAAGGGCAGCTGAGCTTGATGTGCTTTGATTGAATTTTATAGGGTGTATTTAATCTGGCATTGCTGgtttacattttaaagtatatatattctttcctttcttggaACTACCGCACTGTGTTGTGTGCTCAGTAAGAAACAGCCCGTAGATACAGCTGTGTACATTTAATGTGACTTTTGCATGTGATCCTAAACACCCCTGTAAGATACTTGAGCGTGCCTAGAAGTTCTGACTTGCATAACCAAGTGACTTCAGCCCGTGTTCTTCACTGAGCTCCTTTTTTTGCCCATCTGTCTTGAGAGAAGACGTTTCCTTCTTACACAGCCCAACAGCGGCACCAAGCGGCCAAGGGACCTTGGGAAACAACTGTTCGAGTTCCCCCACTGCATTTCCCGATCACTCCGGGTCACATTAAACGCAATACCTGTTTTACAGCTGAGGCTGAAGCTGTTACCTACCATTAGTTCTGCCTAGGAAGCCTGAAACTATCATCTCTCATGAAGGTTTGTCAGATCTAGGAAAAACGCATGATACATAAACGCTGTATTACTGTGGACTGGTCGCCTTTGGGTCACAAACTTACAACAGGCTCAAATACTTCTGCAAAATTACTTGTCCTATAGACCAAGCAGGTAACCTCAAGCAAAAAGATCCTTTGTACGTCCCTCTCTGCGTGGCTAACGTATCTGACAAGATTCCAGTAGGAGAGAAGATTGTTTTGCTCTTGATTACGCACCCTGTGCTTTTCTGAAGGTCCAAGCACTAAAAGCCGATTTCCAGGAATCCAACCAGCAGTCCGTGCCTGATGCAATTTCCCAAGAACCAAAAGCAATAGTAGGAAGCAGCTCAGCCCTCCCCCTCTAAACTTTCAACGCTAACAGGCTTCCAAGAATCTCCATACAAACTAATTCTCCACTGgcagccagaaaaaaaagatgatgctTCCTAGTTTGGATGTCAATTGAATACGGAGCCATGGAGGTGAGCCAAGATGCAGCATTCAGAACTAAACTCTGAAAGGTTTCACTTAATgcccttcctccttctccagaAAAAAGTGGTTtcaggcagcaggagcacagctaatACTTTTTCTCACTAAACCAAGTCTGAACTGAAGCGTTACCACAAAAGTTTGTTGATATAATGTTAATAAATTTACACTTCTCCACATTGTGGCATAAAGCGCTGCAGGAACAGCATTAATTTAACACTGTAATTAGATAATAGATTAAGATTAGATGAATCAAAATGCCTTCAACAAACCCTTAGCATCATTCTCACAATTctatcatagaaccataaagTGACTTAGGTTGGAGGGAGCCTTAAAGAGGACTCACATGGGTAAAGggtcaatcacctccctctccttcctggcCACCcctcttgatgcagcccaggatactgttggccttccaggctgcaagagcacaccAGTGGCTCGTATCCAGCCTTTTGTCCCTCGGAACACCCAATTCCTTCTCAGTAGGTCTGCTGTCAATGAGTTCTTCCCCCactcatatctgggattacctcAAACTAaatgcaacaccttgcacttggctttgttaaaTCTCATTAGATTCTCATGTGCCCACTTTTTGAGTGTGTCCAGGTCCCCCTGGCTGCTGTCTCTCCCTTCTATTGCATCAACTGCACCGCTTAGCTTGGTGTCAGCACCAAACTTGATGAGGGTACCCTCAACCCCACTGCCTGTGTCACTGACAAAAGGGTCCCAAGATGGACagctgggggacaccacttgtgaccagcctccatGTGAACACAGAAGTTGACACTAACCCTCTGGCTGTGACAATCCgaccaattctttatccacctAAATAGCCCAACCTTCAAAGCTgcatctctccaatttagacATAACAATGTGGTGAAAGGCCACTCAAGGCCAggcagatgacatcagttgcccaTCAGTTATCCACCCATGCCATCACTCCACTGTCAGAAGGCCATCAGACTACTGAGGCACAATCTGTTCTCAGTGAAGCTGagctggctgtcttggatcatGTCCACATCTCACCTGTGCCTTAACATCTCCTCCaagaggatctgttccatggtcttcccaggcacagagatgagacTCATTGGCCTGCAGTTTCCctggtcttcctttctccttttcttaaatATGGAAGTCACATTAATCATCTCACCACATTTCAGTGATGGCAATAAATCACAACTTTCCAAAAGTAACACAGTTTCCAATTCCCACACTGCATGCATAAGCatagaggcacttcagctgggctTTCAGCTGCCTTACCTTCTTAGAGAAGCCCTCCCAAAAGCCTCTGGGAAAAATCAGGTTTTCCCCCCCACTGCTTCCTGAAGTGACAGCATCCCTTGACTCTTCACAGGGAAACACATCTTGTCCCTCTTAGCTATACTATCCTGGACCTTGTCATGGGCAGGCTCATTATCACCTGCTTCCTCCTTCAAACTTCATTTAAAGGCCTGTCAAGGAGCCCAGGAAgttccttttcctccctgtgACCTAGGCAGACACCATCAGGCCAAGTGCAATGTTCACCCCACGATGAAACTACAGAATTCCTGCAGTGGCACCAGCCTCTTGGCCTTGCCTTATCAGATGGGCTGTTCTGGGCTTCTCAGTATCCCTGCGTGACGTTGAATGGTTGGAGGAAAACACCACCTATACTTCCATTCCACCCATTAACCACTCCAGTCCTCTGAAGTCCCTTTTGATAGCCCTCGGGCTTCTCTCAGTGTCTTAATCACTGCTAGCATCAGTTAACAGTAAAGGATAATAATCAGAGGGGCAAACCAGACTAGCAAGTCACCTATTAACATCCCTGACTCAAGCCCCAGTGAGGCAGTAGAGCTCCCTACAACACATGGGGCCTCCTCCATTCCCCTCAGAAGGGAGAAGCTCAAGACTACtactctcctttcctttttggcaGAAGTAATGTTGAGGCACAGAGTCCACCTCCTTGCCCTTGACAACCTGCTGGGTGGACGTTCCACCACATCCTCACTTACCCGTCCCTTACCATGTTATCACTCtgttttctaaaagcaaaatgataATGACATAACACATAAAAAATACCCCTATCGCTTCtaccaaagagaaaaaaaacattcagaattaCAACAGTCAAACTTCTTGAAAAAATTTAATAAGACAAACACCTTCACATTACAGTGAAATTGTACATCATAGATTACACGTTTGTATGTGAACTGAATTAGTCTTTTCTTAATTGGATGGTTTCCTCTTTAATTCCATCTTTGGTGACAACACAAATCTTAAGCGCATCACCAGTGTACACATCtctctcagcagcagaaataaagacatCTTTAACCAGCTGCAAAGCCTTCTCCAGGGTCAGAGGTACGTGCTCCACGTTTTGCATGTTCTTGAAACCAATCTAAGGAAAGATAAAGCATTTCAAAGGAAGTGGCTTCCATCCGGCACAGAGGCATTTTCAGTCTCTGCACTAGAACGAGCAGATTTCCACAAATAATTAGTCTGCTTTAAAACCCAGAGCTGGCAGAAGTAGCTCTCCATAGAGTTTATAGCTGCACGGTCAGAATGCTTACCAATGTTTACAATTAAAGTGAAGCATAGCCTCTGTCCTACTAACATTCAGCTTATACAAGATACTcatctgtttcttcagaaatttcTCACTGGGTTAAGCAGTATCAAAACTGCACACAAGTTCATCCCTGGGGATTCTGTAATTAGGAACATTTCTTACAAGCAAGTAATCCTAAGTGCACCTAgaatttaaaaatcatattGGAACATGActggttttatttcagctgaTGTACTTAAGTGCCCAAAATGAAAATGGAGGGCAAAGAATCACTACTATGCTTCCAACTCAGAAATGATAAAAACAACTTGCAACAGAAGATGTTTCATTCTCTACAGCTAATGAACCTTAAAAGTGAATCAAAGCTgaaaaattagtttaaaaaacaacctgTAAAGATTTCAGTCATTCAAAAATTAAGAGCTTCAATAAAAGTTGCCAGCCAAGTGTTTTCACAGATTCAGTTAAATGAGCTTTCAGCAGTTTTACGTAGGAATGTCGTCAAAAATAGTCACAACTTGAACAAAACTCTGGAATCTCAGCCAGCCATTTGGTTGTTTAACACCTTCGTTGGtttggtcccttccaactcctaccATTCTGCGATACATTGATTGAGAAAAACAATTGGAGTGTATAATAGGTTCTGCCTTCTTCATTTGTTACTACTTAATGGCAGCTATTAGGCATGTTTACGTTATCTTCCCACTTCCCTTGTCTGCTAATCAGCTTCTGTGGAAAACAATTTCTCAGTTAAAGTGTTTAACTACTGGAACCAGACCATCCCCTGTCCAACCTTaatgaaatctgaaaacaatgttttcaCACTTGTCCTGAGAAGGCAGAATCACACGTTTTTTCAGTGTACGGACTGACAGCGTTACCTGTAATACACCCAAACTTTCTCTCAAATACCCCCCAAAAGTGAAGTCGCATCAATTTGAACGTTACAAATCTTCACTGCGAtcattaaagaaaggaaaaaaaaaaaaaccaaacacaaaaaacccaaacgAGAACTATTTTACCTGGTTATCAAGCAAGGGCTGCAGCATGGCACTTGCTGATCCACCTGCTTTGAAAGAATCTCTCTGGTATGAGCCTACTGGATCAAAGCTATAGACTGCTCCCTtcccttaaaggaaaaaaaataaagaaggattTAATTGCAGTCCAGAACAGTTCTTAATACTGATAAGGATTtgcacaaaaccaaacagttcTGTTCATAAGCAGTTTCTAGAATACCAGAGATCTCCTAAAATACCTCTACAAAATagcactgagctgtgttcaGACAACACTTGGTACAGCGGGCTCACTGTGGTTACGGTGCCCTCCTATATGCAAGGTTATTGTCACAATTTAAGCTATACCCATATGCTCTAACAGATGTTTTCTACAGTACTTACCACAGGAAAAAAGTCCTAATGAAGAACAATCAAAACAGAAGCGCATGTTGTAGCACAGCGCTGCACAAAGACCTCTACTTCTTTAACAACTGGCAGAACGTTTAGTCAGCAGAAGTGCATAGTTCTTGGAACTACTTCCAAAGAGTGCACTTGGATGCCTCTGCAGTGCCTTCTGGGAAACAGGGACGGTGCGCTGGGCTCTTATGTGCTTCCCTCTGGAGTCAGGCCAGGTTGCGCAAAGCAAGCTGTCTTGTGTCAGCATCAGAGACAGAGATGCACTTTAGCATCTACAGGGTTTCACAAAGGAATACAAGCGAAAACGAAGTGCCTGCATTCCTTCCGTTCAGACAGGTTGCACCTGATGTGATAAGCTGGCCACACAGCACTGGTAATTGAGCAGCCCCGGCACAGATCTAGATAGTAACTTCACATTAGAACAAATCAATCTTACTGAACCCAAATCCGTATGTGCAAATATGTGCTCTCATTCTTAACACACACTACCGCATCCTCACTGTCTGGCATTCACCATTATGCAGGGTAGACTGACTCACCTCACCCTCCACATACTGCAGACATCTCAGCAAGACTGGGGAAGCACTATAACTTAAATTAGTTTTAACAGCAAACTGCAAAGAGTGGCTGAAATTCTCTAAACAAGACCACCTCTGAGCAGAGAACACAGTATTTTAGCAGCTCAACCACACCACCGGACCCAGAAAGTCCTGGAAGAGGAGAATTAAACTTACAGCATCCATGCAGAGGTCATTATTTTTGTTAGAGATTAGTTCATGTTTAAAAGTCCCCATAGAAAACCTGTCTCCAGAGTTGACCCTCACAGTTCATAACCTCTACCGCACTGAAAGGCACAAATAAAATGCGTTTCAAGTCTTACCTTCCTCATCAAGTCCACCGATGATGTTGTAAACGTAGTAAGGAAAGAAACGTCGAGAATACAGGATTGTGGACAGCATTGCTGCAATAGCTCCGGTAGTCATGGTCTTGTTATTGGAATGCTTGTACATCTGCAAATGGCACAGCACGCCCAACGGGAATGTTACACACAAATTCATACTTAATCAAGAGTACATCTTCTGTAATTTCATTACTGAGGGGAAATGATGCTTAGCATAATATTAACCGGCATGATTACAAAACCAACATTGGCCTAGCAGTAATGCCTTATCGTAAACCAAAATTCATACTTTCCTGAGACATAGCAAAGAATAGATGTTGCCTCATTATTCTCTTCAGCGCTTCCATTTTTAACCTTGTGATGTTACACCCGGCAAGAACATGGCCTCAATTTCACCCTGCCTGATCTTTTACTAGCAATACAGCTACAGTTACGATATGAACACTTGATGACAAAGaagaaattgtatttaaaattataataatcCTCAAATgcaatacaaaaaaatacatatacatttctAAATACATTAAGATACCTTTAATCTTGCTTCGATAATCTTTGTAAGTGTAAGGCAATCACCATGGAAGCCACTGCATCCAATGACTGTTCGCTCTGTTCTGTAAAACAAagttttgctgtgattttagATTTAGCACGAACTACACCACTTTCTTATACAGTAAGTTATGAAAATATCAAATGTATTTCCAGCTTCTCAAACGCTATCAGAAACGGTTGTCTAAAATGTAGTAGTAACAGGTATTCCAAGAATAAAAGCTGACTCATTAAGTGCAGGATCACACAGACTTTACTCTTCAACCCACTGATTTCCACAGCAaagctttggggaaaaaaaaaacaccttaattTCTTCAAGCACCTCTAACTGGAGCTGTTACCAAGCCGTGTCATGTTACTCAATACGTTTTTACTCCATCTGGCCAGGGGACTGCTTTTAGCTGGTGAGGTAATGTTTATGATGTAGGTGATTTTTGGTGTCAGCACAACAGCGGTTATTTGCTGATGTATTATATAATATTAGCTCTTTGATCGGTTTCAGAGCAAACATTTAATAAGCAATAACTACAGGAACCCACATTTGAATTGTAAGTTCTAGTAACTTCTATGAATGCCTACAAACACTGACATATTGTCCTGGCTTTGGCTGGGACAGAGCTAACTTTTTTCCTAGTAGCTACTACGGCGCTGTGCTTTGGATGGAGAATAACTGTTGGTAACATCCATGTTatggctgttgctgagcagcactgcacagagccaaggatgcTCCAGCTTTTCACACTGCCTTGACACCAACTGAGGCTGAGGGTGCAGGAGAAGCTTGGAGGGGACAGGGCAGGACAGCCAATCCAAACTGGCCAAGAGATGCCCCATACCATGCAGGGTCACGTGGAATGATAAAGTGGGAGAGCTGATCAAAGTAGAAGGGAAATCTGCTGCTCAGGAACTGGCTGGGCATTGGTCACCAGGTGGAGAGCAACTGCTTCATGCTTTCCACTCTTATTATTattcccttcattttctgacCTATTAAACTATGTTTGCATCAGCCTATTGGTTTacctcattttttccccaactcTCTTCCACATCCCGCTGCAGGGTGGGTTTGGGTGGAAGCGAGCAGATACCTGCACAGTGCTTAGCTATCAGTGAGGTTAAAACACAGCACATGTTTATAAGGTTAACACTCAAAACCACTTTAACTGAGATTGTCTCAATTTCTGTCACCAGAATTACCCAAAGCCATCACGGGCTCTACACTAATTGTACTAAAGCAATTTCCATTTGGACAGCAACAGAGAGTCCAAGACAGCACACAGAGTTAGTCAGGTAAGACATAAGCTTAGATGATCACACGTCATAAGCAAAAACACTGGCAGCAGTGAGCACACTCGTGGCCTGACAAAGCAGAATTAGTTATTACATAAGTTTCACTACAGCTAATACAAATGTAAAGAACACGATAGATAACTTCAGGCAACATGCTTAACAATATACGGGGTCAATCCTCCATTTCAGTCCTTATAAGGTGCAGGCTTACAGTTTGTAGCATTTTGGACTGTCCCGGCTGTGAATTGCATAACCTTCACTCAGTCGTGTGTCAGAGGCAACAATGCAGAAGTCTTCTCCAGCGATCGCCAACACAGTccttaaagaaaagcattcataTAATCACAGTTTTTGGCACAACTCAGTTCTTAGGCGAGCGATGAACAGACAGAAGTTCTCTACCCACATTCGCATTGCGTCACAAACCTTATTACATCCCTTGATGTTTCTCACTATCCATTTCCCCAGGTACAAACTCAGGGTTGGAAGAAGACACTAGACACACTAAAGAGAACGTACACGGTTCTCTGCTTTGACTGTAAATCGTATAGAAGCTCAGCAAGGACAAGACACAATAGGCTCATTTTAAATGTCTGATAAGGAAAACCGGTTGGCTCTCCAAGCAAATACACTCCAGCCAAGTACTCAGCACGCTATCATGGCATTAGCACCACTCTCTTAACGTTAACCCACATTATTAATTTCCGAATAATTACTCTGTGATTGCCACACTGCCACTACCACTACGTGGTTAAGAGATGTCCTTTAGAAAGCAGCCAatcatcaggaagaaaaaagaacaacctaAAGAATGTCAAACTGCCCAGATTCTTGTTAATTCTGAGCAAGCACCTGCAAAAGATCACCCACCTGTAACAGTTATGACAAAGCACTTTGCGGCTCAGTTACAACCTTAAAAACCAATCAGGTGACTACTAGACGCTTTCCCTGGGTCGCTCCAAAGGAACAAGCGCCTGGGTAAGGGAAAGAGCTTGCTCTGACAAAACCCACAGCGGCATGCAGCAATACAGCTGAAGAGCAGCGCCGAGCCGCGGGACACACGGCCCTTCGCGAGGCCAACCCCGGCTCTCCCCTGCTGTTGTACCGACAGGGCTGATCCAGTACACGGGCATCGTGACACAGGGCCGGCAAAACAACGAGCAAGACTCGGCCCAGCCACCGCTCAGCCTCACCCCGCCCCAGCCCCGCCGCGGCTCTCACCCGCCGTTGAAGGTGTAGGGCGAAAAGCGGTACTGCACGGGCGCGCCCACCCCGTAGCCCGGCTCCGGCCTCAGCTCAGCGTATCCCGCGGCGGCCAGCATCCCTGCGCC
This region of Excalfactoria chinensis isolate bCotChi1 chromosome 3, bCotChi1.hap2, whole genome shotgun sequence genomic DNA includes:
- the PSMB1 gene encoding proteasome subunit beta type-1, whose protein sequence is MLAAAGYAELRPEPGYGVGAPVQYRFSPYTFNGGTVLAIAGEDFCIVASDTRLSEGYAIHSRDSPKCYKLTERTVIGCSGFHGDCLTLTKIIEARLKMYKHSNNKTMTTGAIAAMLSTILYSRRFFPYYVYNIIGGLDEEGKGAVYSFDPVGSYQRDSFKAGGSASAMLQPLLDNQIGFKNMQNVEHVPLTLEKALQLVKDVFISAAERDVYTGDALKICVVTKDGIKEETIQLRKD